In Chelonia mydas isolate rCheMyd1 chromosome 7, rCheMyd1.pri.v2, whole genome shotgun sequence, the sequence tccagaacaactagtgatggAGGATGGatcacaattcactgcagcagcatTTAGATCATTCCAAATGAagtatgattttgatcatattactagcagcccacattacccacaagtgAATGGAGAGGCTGCGACAGTggtacagacagccaagaaaatcctacagcaggaagatctAGTCCTCATTCTTCTGAGTTACTGATCAACAATAATagcagctactggatatagtccaggACAattcctgatgggaagacaattcagaactactgttccaactttggaaaagagcCTCTCTCCAAAGTGACCAGACATGACGAGAGTAGCCAAATCGGATACAGATGCTTAAAGCCcttatgaacacttttacaaTAGATGTCACTCATTTAGAGAACTAACAGGTCTATAACCTGGTGACCATATTCATGTCcaactggatggagaaaaaggaaggACAACTCCAGgtgttgtaaagaaaaataattcagtgtCCAGACCATATGTAATCGAGCCTGGCAGTGGAGAATGCAACAGAAACCAtcaacatctacagtttgttcctcagaatgAACAATCAACAGAGAACACTCCACGGATGGCAGATGCAGAAGAAGATTCAAGGATTCCAAACTAACCACAGCCAGTTGTTGCAGCTAATGGACAGCCAGAAGACCACGCTGTTATATATTCAGGTTGTGTAACTAGAAAACCAGTATGACTGagagacacttaacagactgATACATATTGAATTTCAAAGACAATAtgatagtgtaaatattgtaaatgtagGAAAGTGGAACTTTAAAGGGGGAGCTGTAATGGGATGCTAAACTGTAATATATTGTTCTCCTACTAGGTGGCACTgagtgtaaaataccttatttaaagcTAAAATTTAGCTATACCCAGCAGAGCATtcaaggatcttatgatgaacacatctggtgtgtataagcagGGGCTGAGACCAGTCCATATCTAGTACAGGAGCAGAACAGATAACGAGATAGCTCTGAGGGTGTTTGCCAGGAGTTCCTCCCAACCCTGCGGGGCAGCATTGGAGAAAGTATGAAGGTGCTTagttgaaaatttaacaagtgggtgatggaggctgcaTCCTGGGCCAGTCAGAGGTGGGAGTCAACCTTTCAGTActactgaatgagagatgataggtaaaGTGGGGTTAGGTCAGGAAGGGCCTTCAAAGTGAAAGCAACCAGTTTATGTTTAATAAGATAAAGAACAGGAGGCCCatgaagggatgcaaagagaggaaaGACTTGATGGATGTAATGGaataggaaaatgatctttgcagctgcggtattctgaatggatatgagtggggcaagattgcataggtcagcataggcgccaacttctcctggtgcgggtgggtgctcgacccctccccgccctgactccacccctgctccgccatctcctgtccctgccccacctccattccaaccccttccccaaagtccctgccccaactctgccccctccctgcccctattggactccttccccaaatccccaccccggctctgcctcttccctgcctcctcccccgagcggaccacattcccgctcctccccactccctcccagagcttgttacgccacaaaacagctgtttcacggcagcAAGCACTGGAAGGAGAAGCGGGGATGCGGCGCGCTcatgggaggaggtggaggcagagatggggtgagctgggacggggtgtggagcttggctgccagtgggtgcagagcacccaccaatttttccctgtgggtgctccagccccagagcacctacGCAGTCGGCGTCTATGTATGTCAGTGCGAGAGAGACGGATATTGTAGTAATTAAGACGTGGGATGAGAGCCTGGATGAGCAGTTTAGACAGGCTGTATCtaagagatgttatgcagaaagagtCTGCAAGATTTAGTCATAGACTGGATATGAGGCCTTAGAAAGTGGTCCAAGTTGAAGATGATGTCCACGTTACAGGCCTAAATGACCAGCAGGATGGTGGTATTGTCCTCAGTGCTCAAGAAAGAAGgtagcagggtgggctgggggaggaagattaggagctctgttttagtCATGTTGAGGTTGAGTTGACAGCTAGACATCaatgaggagatgtcagagagacagggcaAGATTTCAGTTTGGACAGGAGTCAGGTCTGGAGTAGACCAGTATCTGTGAGAGCCGTCCATACAGAGATGGCAGCTGAATTTGTGGCTGAGATTAccagagataaggtgtagagGGAAAAGAGGTCCCTAGACACTGTTGGTGCCAATCAATGATTAACTAAATCTCCCTCAGTTCCTGGTAGTGATGAGGGCCTGCTGCATCTCTTTACCAGAAACACCAATAAAAATCTGATAAGGATATCAGCAAAAGTTAGGGTGCCTGTGGGTGGATGGGAACAGCTTGAAAGTGGTATGTACGATAAACTCATAAACCCACAGGTATTTAACTCTCCTCCAGTATTGGTTGGTTACAGTCAGttgcagcgtgagtgccactccTATGACCTCTTTCACCCTAGAGCCAAGGGTTAATGTGTACCCTGGGCAATACCTGTCTTAGGTAATTagatggcccccattaccatggtatctgagtgcctcaaagTCTTGAGTGTAGTGTTGCCCCTCTGGCCCAAGGAATTAGCCATTACCTGGGGCCTTGCAGGGCTGCTTCCATTAGTAGGAGAAATCAGTGAGATGAGGTAGGTATATTCCTAGGTGTAATCTCATCTATTCACAAAGAATGCACACAAAGTCCCGTTTCCCAGAATGCAGTAGAAACTAACAACAGCTGCTAGTTACCTTGCTTTGAAATCCCCAAGTCTGCCCCTCCAGTGGGCTCCGTGCCCAAAGAGCCCTGCCTTGCTGCTTCCTCTCAGGGTCCCACTCACAACAGCTTCTTCTcttcctggcactggccaatTTGACCCTCTACAACCCAGGAGAAGGAGCTTGACTGTGGGGCCTATCACAGTTGCAGGGTGACTGGATCTGTATTCCCTCTCCATGGCTTCTCAAGGTCACCCACTTAAGTTTTCTAGTTCCCAGTCATTGCCTTTGTTGGGTAGAGAccagcatctctctctcccttctgaccaggatTTTTTTTACAGCTGCACTGGTCCCTGCCtcacactgtgatatccccagcaagccagtctgccaaAAGCCCAGTCCTTGGGCTTTGCTCTCTCTCTGAGGGTTATGAACAGtctattgccagcagttacaaatgACCGCATAACTCTTTCTAAGCAGGCAcattcagtgatgagctgccaaaatcttaacaacgagttccctcctcaccctaaGAGGGAGTCgttgcccaccccctccccccgggactcctgccccatccaaccctccccccacccccccgcgttccttgatgcccgccccccaggactcctgccccatccacccccctcccctgtcccctgactgcccccagaactgggcaggagggtctcgtggaccaccgtagtgggtgcccaccccacccctaagagccagaggcacctgccagggggcgaggtggggagtcccgacagtgcttacctggggcagctcccaggaagcatccggcaggtccctctggctcatAGGGGCGGGGGAAcgtagctaggggggagcagggggagaggccgCTCCCCCCATTGATCACATCAAAAATGgggccttaggcgccaactccctgggtgcttcGGGGCTCAAGCACCACGGGGAAAATTGGtgcgtgcagagcccccaccggcagctccccaccctgcacccgGCCCCGGCTCACCTCCGCCCCTGAACCCACTcgcccactctgcttctccacgccccgccctggcttcccgcgaatcagctgttcggcgggaagccggggagggctgagaagcaggccgcagcttcccactcaggccgagggtggcggacgtgagctggggcggggagcggttcccctgcgcgcccccccccccgggttacctgctgcagcgcgggcggccccccccaccccgcccgagctcacctccgcctccctgggcctgcttcctgcacgaacagctgattcgcaggaagtggggtggggggggatggagaagcagagcggggtgccacgttcaggggaggaggcggaggcggagcggaggtgaggtgaggtgagctggggccgggggtggggtggggagctgccggtgggtgctctgtacccaccaaattttccccttgggtgctccagggctggagcacccgtggagttggcgcctaaggcgccacttttggccggttaaatttagaagcccttttagaaccggttatCCTTCGCGGAAcagccggttctaaaagggcttatAATTTAACAAcgagttctagcgaaccggtgcgaaccggctccagctcaccactgggcatatttattcttaaggtaaaagcgttacagagaaaacatatacaaccaataaacaaatttaaacacatgctgaaCACACCAGGAATCACCTATCAGTCTCACAGGGCCCTAGTAGCCCAAAGTCTTTCTAGCCCCTCCTCCGGGGTTGAGGGCCCTTGGACATAAGGTCCTGGCCAAtcgctggatcagaaagaaggcctaGTGTCAGTTCAAGGTCAtccttttataccaaaagccttttcctttgtctcccagtctcTGGAAAGCCCAGCTTGAGCCAGTATATGCAAACCCCTCCAGGGGTCATACCTCACTCGAGTTGTTTATCTTTAGGCCAGATCTACACCTGGAAAtcaggtcggtataactatgtcactcccgggtgtgaaaaattcacacccctgagcgaagcAGTTCAACCGacctaacctctggtgtagatagcgctaagtcaacaggagaattctcccatcaacatagctactgcctctcggggtgGTGGATTTCCTACACTGATGGTAGAATCCCTCTTCTCAGCCTAAGTAACATCTTCACTGACGcgttacagcagtgcagctgcagtgttttaagtgtagacctgccctcagtgattcaccttaatcacctCCCACTGTCTGTAGTCCCTGTAGGGGCTGTAACCCACCCCCAAGGAGTAGAGCGCAATCATACATAAACCAATCATAGACTTAACACAaaatggtccccaaagatattgcagagGACCTCTTTCCGTTCTCTTGTTGCCTCAcatctctgggcagagttcctctgggcagcatccactgaGTCCTTGGACTCCTTTGTGGACAGCTGGCCGCTGTCTAGGGTTGCCAGGGaattctgattcccagtccccactgccatgggcggtgggtgaagcttcccctggggGAAGCTAGCTCTTTGCCCCGCCTCTTCTACCCATGACcatgcccaccctccaccccagctctgccccaccatCTCCCCCTTCCTGCTCGTCCCCCCCTGCCACCACTCACCACATTCCTCCTCCATGAGGCCCCTACCACCCGCGGCTCCCtgcgtccctcctctcctccacacaccctcttcccctgaggtcccTGCTGCTCGCACTCtccacatccctcctctcctcccctacacgaggcccccccaccccgcacagcATCCATCCTCGCCTCCACGCCCTTCCCCTGCAAggccccccctgcccagccctcgcTGCAGAGCAGAGGCGGGCCCACCATGGCCCAGGTGTCCAGTCGTGGGGCGGCGGCAGCTGcgccaggggaggcttagcctcccctggcctattatacctgctgcctatGCCCATTGTTCTAACCACTaaactgcccctccccctacTACATACACTAGAACCAGCAaaggaacccaggcatcctgcctcccagacctgtGCTTAAGCAACTAGACCTCACTGTCACTTTTTACTGCTAAATAGTAACAATATATCTTGAAGGGAAAGTATCCGCCATGGGACAGATCCTCGCTGGTGCAAATCCCGCATGAGCCTTCCCTCCTTTGGCTTGGAAGGATCTGCAGATTTGCACTATCTGAGGATATGCCCCAGGAGGATATTTAAAGCTTGAGGACTTGTCTTTTCCCCTAGTGTGGCCTTGAGACCTGGGACTGGCTGCCAGGCCAGCAGTGTGGTGAGGAAGCTCTGAACAGACCTGGGGACAGGGGCAATCATGGGcaggaatagggtgaccagatctcccgattttatagggacagtcccaatattcggggctttgtcttatataggtgcctattacctcccacccccatgcccctttccaatttttcatacTTACTATCTGGTCCCCGTAGGCAGGAATGAGGAACCAACTGCCTGCAGAAAAGTGAAAGCACTTAGGGAACTGGCTAGGGGACGCCGCATGTTCTGTCTCCAGCCAGATAGGAGGAAGCTCTTGGGCTTGCCCACAAAGCAGGAAATTCCAAACACGTGTCTTCCAGCTGAGCCAGACTTTTCTGAGCAAAGGGCTGGTTTAGGATAAATCGAAACTGAGGCTGGCGTCACGAATATAAAGGCTGGCGTCTCGAATGCACTGGACTCTTAGGAGATGGCTGGCAGCCTGTGAGGGAGAGCTTGGCCAGGCCAGCGAAGCACAGGGGCTCTCGGGATGATCCCAAGGTCCTAAGCACCCCTCTGCCTGAGGACACACTTTTCCTTCGTGGTCTGTCATCTCAAGAGCTAACCCCATGCATGTCCACAGCATGGAGCGGTTTGGGACTAACCCTCTGTCCCAGAGCAGCACTAGCTGCCTCTCTGAGGACTCGCAGGATGGGAATATACTAATGTCTGGAGTGGTAAGTACAGAGAGagctgtgtgagagagattgtGTGAGTGTGCGACAGAGAGAACTGTGTGAGTGTGCCAGAACTGTGCATGTGCGACAGTGTGTATGTGAGACACAGAactgtgtgactgtgtgtgtaagagagacagaaagatctgtaaaaagaaaaggaggacttgtggcaccttagagactgacaaatttatttgagcataagcttttgtgagctacagctcacttcatcggatgtagctcacgaaagcttatgctcaaataaatttgttagtctctaaggtgccacaagtactccttttctttttgcgaataaagactaacacagctgctattctgaaacctgtcaagaaagatctgtgtgagacagagacctgtgtgtgtgtgtgtggcagaaaactgtgtgtgtgaaatgtgtgtgtttgccagtgtgtgtgtgtgagagggaaccATGCATGTGTGCAAGAGCATGTGTGTGAGAAAATGTGTGACAGAAAGAactgtgcttgtgtgtgtgagagagacctgTATGTGTACGTGAGTATGTGTGACAATGAGTGTGATAGACAGagaactgtgtgttgtgtgactgtgtgtgtgtatgagacagagatctgtgtgtgtgtctctgagaGAGAGACCTGtatgtgtgtcagtgtgtgtgagagagagagaacagtgtgAGACAGAGACCTGTGTGTGTGACAGAAAATAGTATGTGTGtttgacagtgtgtgtgtgtgtgtgtgagagagagaactgtGCAAGAGAGTGTGTGAGAAAGTGTTTGTGTGACAGAGACAACTGTATGGGTAGGAGTGTAGTGTTTTTGTGTGTCAAAGAGAGATTGTGTGTCTGAACATTTGACAGATATTTTGTGtatctgaatgtgtgtgtgtgtctgcctgtgTGAAAGGGAGATTGTGTGACTGTGTATATGACAAAGACTGTGTCTGTgccagattgtgtgtgtgtaaaaagtgAGAAAGATGTGGGGAGACAGGCAGAGGGTCAGCTGTAGCTGTCTGTCACCCTGGAATAACCAATTCATGCCCAGCATTGACTCCAGGTTCCCCTCAGGTAGTTGGGATCACAATAGGGAGACTGACTGCCAGCCTGGGTGGGACTCTCCACAGTGCCTAGGTCACCTAGGAGCCCCAACCCACAGACAGTCACTGGgcctgtgctcctaaatcccctGGGGGCTTTTAAAAGCCACAGCCCTTGTATGCATGAAGGAGTGTGCCCATGGCTGCCATGAGGCATAGCGGGACAGGGTCAGCCCTGAGCAGATTCACCATTGAGCCATGACTGGTGTGTGTTCAAAGCAGCCAGTGCCAACAGCCATAGTCCTATGTGTTCTATTGCCCCAGAACTCTGGTGCTTTGTTGTTGGCTTGGGTTCACTTGGGATgataaagagaagagaagagacacCCCTAAAGTCCTGAGCGCcctccccagctctaaccactagactctacTCCCCTCCCTGAAccaagactagaacccaggagccctgacacAGTCTCCTGTTCTAACCCACTGGATCCCACAGCACCCTGTTTCTAGCCCCAGCGCAGGCACAGTGTGGGTAGCAGCAGGACAGGtatcctcccttctccccttgcTCTTCCCCATGGTTGGCTTCACTTCACCCAACTTctaggaggggagaagggggtcaGCCCCAGTGGCCCATCCAGCCCTCGGCCTCACTGCTAAGGGGGTGGGTTGGGGATCAGCTAGTGCCCTCTGTTCTGGGGAGCCCCCTCAGCTAAGGCCCAGCCAACTCATCTCGTGCCTCACTGGTTGATTTGTCTCCCAGAATTCTTTGGAAGAAAAGAAGCTGAAAAGACGTCAAAAGAATCGGGCAGCTGCCCAGAGGAGCCGACAGAAACACACGGAGAAGGCGGATGAGCTCCATCAGGTCAGTGAAGGGGGCTAACAGTGACAAGACAGGATGAAATATAGGGGCGCTGGTGCAGGACCCCCCAAAGGGAAGGCTCCCCCGTTAGCAACTTAACAAGAACTGATGGTGGGAGTCAGGGAAGTCATAGGTGCGAGGACTACTGCCCTCTGGTGGAGGTGATCAAAACTGTATAACTATGTGTCCTAAGGCCTATACTTCTACCGGTGAGCAGGGATTCTCTGTCAGCACAAGTGGCAAGGCCCTGAGGTGGGATTCCTTAGTAAGACATGCTGGAACCACAGCCTTGGAGGAGGGAGGGTCTCACTCTCTAGCCCTGGAGCAATCGCTGGCTCTTTAAGACCCAAGCATGGGATGATGGGGTGAGGTGCCATCCTGGCTGTCCAGAGCCAAGGATGGGAGGCAGGATGAGGAGCTGCGGCTCTGCAAGATGGTTTCCTGCAGCACCAGAAAGTTGGGGTTTTGTGAACCAAAAATAGCCACATGCATTAAGTGTGGCCCCTGGGCCCCTCACAGTTTGCTGGTGTGGGATCTGGTGCGTTTGTGTGAAGTCAGTGCAGGCCCATGATcacagcaggagactgggagtcaggactcgtgGGTTCTGTTCTCTGCTCTAGGAGGGGAATACGCTTTAGTGGCTAGGGCCGGGGGAACACTGGAACTCATTCCTCCTGGGCTCAACTGCCACCTTCATGGAAATGATTCTGAGCCCTCTCCCTGCTCTAGCCCATgaaacctccccctcctctcccagagctggggctagaatccaggagtcctggctcccgtcCTGCGTGTTAGTCCTTACATCACTGtatgccctgaagagctgacagtttagatagacaaagggtgggaggggaaagaggcataAAGCGGGGAAGGGACTTACCCAGgctcacccagcaggtcagtggcagagctgggatcaaGCTAGGAATGAGCTCCTCTGGtttgtgctatgcaggaggtcagactagaatcgatcatgatggtcccttgtggccttaaaatctatgaacccaggtgtcctgactcccagaccatGCATACCCATTAGACTCTCACCGTCTCTTACTAGTCTGTTCCATCGCATTTGTGAGCTGCAGAATTTCTAGCCCTCCATTCTCTATTACATCCCCATAGCAAGGTACACAGGGGGTTTTCCAAACCATTCCCTTTGCATGCAGTTGGTTAAGGAGACACCGTGTCTAGCAAGGACACAAGGCTATGTCCAGCTGAGCTGTCAGAGGGAAAGTGATAGAAAAAGCGCTCAGTGGTCTGGACTCTGGTAGGGAGCCAGTGAGAGACAAGAGACCTTGTACAGAGCAGGAACATAGGATGTGCCAGGCcggcccagtagcctgtctctgacagtgcccaGCAACAGATGcatcagagaaaggtgtaaggTTCCCATAAAAGCAGCTATTCCTGTTCTCCATATCCGTTTCCACACTCCTTTTTCAGAGTCTTGCTAACCTCTTGGCCCCAGTGACTtgctgtggcagagagttccacagtcAAATGCCATGTTGTATAAGTGAGCTTCTCCTTTGATTGGTTGTGAATTTCCCTCTTTCAATTTAATCAAACAGCCCCTTGTTCTTATGGTACGAGACACAGAGAACAGAAGCTCTCATCTCCCTTCTCTAGACTAGTCAGTATTTTAGAGACTTCGATCATGTCCCCTCTCCTTTGTCTCCTTGAAACCCATCCCAGTCTTTTCAGAGAGTGTTTTCAGGCCTCTAACCCCCCTGCTCATTCTGCAATGTCCTTTTGGAGGTGGGGTGACCAGCAGTGCACACAGAACCTAGCTCAGGTACCTGTCTGCACCCCATTACCCTAGTCACTGAGCATTTCACTGGCcttaatgcatttttattctcCACACCCCAGTGAGGCAGGGTAGTGCTATTATCttcattgtatagatggggaaagtCAGACACATAGAGACTAAGGGACTTGCCTAAGGCCAtagaggaaatctgtggcagagcagggaattgactcTGACCACTACGCCCACCTTCCTCTGCTATCCAGTATTCCAGAGGAGGCCGCACCATTGATGCACAGAACAGCACTGGAAAATTTTCCTTATTATTCTTTACCCCAGGGCCTTTTTGGCCCCTCATCAACCCCCACACCTCATCTTCAGTGCAATCAAGGTGCCTAAAAATCCTCAAGCACCATCCATGCGAGGGGAAGGCTGTGGATTTAAAGGCCCGGGAAGTGAGTGGCAGTGCTGAGGGCAATGCTAACGCAGCCGCAGGGCACATACTGTGATGAATATGCAGGCACAGCAACGTCCCCTGCTGGATAGAACCGGAACTGTTCAACCAGGAGTCCTAGATCCAGCACAGCCAATAGCAGGTGGAGGGCGGGGGAAATCAGGCGTCTATCCTTGCACCAGCATGATTATGTTATTGGCCATGGATTATCTACAATtttttgggcccaattctgtccCTCTGCATGACCCTGTAAAAGCAGATATGGGGGTAactaggagcagaatttggctcatgagAGACAGTGACCAGCCTATTAACCCAGCACCCATGTCCTGCTGTATGCGCATTGATGTGAAAGCACCATCAGAGCCTGTGCCCCGCTGTTTGGAGTCAGCTGCGTACCCACTGTTGCTGTTTGCTGTTCTGTGACTGTGCCTGCCCCCACATCAACCACTAGGGGTCACTGGTGTTCTGCACAGAATTGGCTAGAAATAATTAATAGAGCTGATCTTCCTAATAATTAAGGAGAAGATTAcatcatggattccatgacttttagagacctctgtgacattttccacttcagcccTGAGGGGacaggctggagctgtcagccagcaggggccctggagctcccagctggcaTGGGGACCCAGAGC encodes:
- the BATF2 gene encoding basic leucine zipper transcriptional factor ATF-like 2 produces the protein MHVHSMERFGTNPLSQSSTSCLSEDSQDGNILMSGVNSLEEKKLKRRQKNRAAAQRSRQKHTEKADELHQQHEKLEQDNTALKKEIETLKEELKYWTQMLKNHESTCPDMLTPSLPTQTPILHWLAEELNQGIQ